A part of Eschrichtius robustus isolate mEscRob2 chromosome 20, mEscRob2.pri, whole genome shotgun sequence genomic DNA contains:
- the PRKAR1A gene encoding cAMP-dependent protein kinase type I-alpha regulatory subunit, with translation MASGSTASEEERSLRECELYVQKHNIQALLKDSIVQLCTARPERPMAFLREYFERLEKEEAKQIQNLQKASSRADSREDEISPPPPNPVVKGRRRRGAISAEVYTEEDAASYVRKVIPKDYKTMAALAKAIEKNVLFSHLDDNERSDIFDAMFPVSFIAGETVIQQGDEGDNFYVIDQGEMDVYVNNEWATSVGEGGSFGELALIYGTPRAATVKAKTNVKLWGIDRDSYRRILMGSTLRKRKMYEEFLSKVSILESLDKWERLTVADALEPVQFEDGQKIVVQGEPGDEFFIILEGSAAVLQRRSENEEFVEVGRLGPSDYFGEIALLMNRPRAATVVARGPLKCVKLDRPRFERVLGPCSDILKRNIQQYNSFVSLSV, from the exons ATGGCGTCTGGCAGCACCGCCAGCGAGGAGGAGCGCAGCCTCCGGGAATGCGAGCTGTACGTGCAGAAGCACAACATCCAGGCCCTGCTCAAGGACTCCATCGTGCAGCTGTGCACCGCGCGGCCCGAGAGGCCCATGGCGTTCCTCAGGGAATACTTTGAGAGGCTGgagaag gaggaGGCAAAACAGATCCAGAATCTGCAGAAAGCAAGCTCCCGTGCAGACTCGAGGGAGGATGAAATCTCTCCCCCTCCACCCAACCCGGTGGTAAAGGGCCGGAGGCGACGAGGTGCCATCAGTGCCGAGGTCTACACGGAGGAAGATGCCGCGTCCTACGTTAGGAAG GTTATACCAAAAGATTATAAGACAATGGCTGCTTTGGCCAAAGCCATTGAAAAGAATGTACTGTTTTCACACCTTGATGATAATGAGAGAAG TGACATTTTTGATGCCATGTTTCCGGTTTCCTTTATTGCTGGAGAGACTGTTATTCAGCAAG GTGATGAAGGGGATAACTTCTATGTGATTGATCAAGGAGAGATGGAT GTCTATGTCAACAATGAGTGGGCAACCAGtgttggggaaggagggagctTTGGGGAACTCGCTTTGATTTATGGAACACCTAGAGCAGCCACTGTCAAGGCAAAGACAAATGTGAAATTGTGGGGTATCGACCGAGACAGCTATAGAAGAATCCTTATG gGAAGCACGCTGAGAAAGCGCAAGATGTATGAGGAGTTTCTTAGTAAAGTGTCTATTTTAG AATCTCTGGACAAGTGGGAGCGTCTCACGGTAGCTGATGCGTTGGAACCAGTGCAGTTTGAAGACGGGCAGAAGATTGTGGTGCAGGGAGAGCCAGGAGATGAGTTCTTCATTATTTTAGAG GGTTCAGCCGCTGTGCTGCAGCGTCGTTCAGAAAATGAAGAATTTGTTGAAGTGGGAAGATTGGGGCCTTCTGATTATTTTG gCGAAATCGCGCTGCTGATGAATCGTCCTCGCGCTGCCACCGTGGTTGCCCGTGGCCCGCTGAAGTGCGTCAAGCTGGACCGCCCGAGGTTTGAACGTGTTCTTGGCCCGTGCTCGGACATCCTCAAGCGGAACATCCAGCAGTACAACAGTTTTGTGTCCCTGTCCGTCTGA